One Alkaliphilus sp. B6464 genomic window carries:
- a CDS encoding cyclase family protein, translating to MNFWNNVKMYDLTQNLSHLTPPWPTYEPLQVKFFKRLSPNGANGQLITTSNHVGTHLDGPLHFDTAGRDIASLPLEKLVGPGVVVDLSDISEDFSIYTPQDIMDRVEVKKGDILIINTGYHKYGWDQPEADERRYMLRHPGPSMDFVDWVKEMEIKWIGVDCGSADHPMNTKIRDWEPGEAKRCDEYMKEKYGKGLNEIYPWPEVYQAMHIKVFPKPHEIIHAENVGGQIDEILNKRVIVGCFPWKFEGGESAMCRIVAFEEQA from the coding sequence ATGAATTTTTGGAACAATGTAAAAATGTATGATTTAACACAAAACTTAAGCCATTTAACACCACCATGGCCAACTTATGAGCCATTACAAGTTAAATTTTTTAAAAGGTTATCACCAAATGGAGCAAATGGACAATTAATTACAACATCAAACCACGTAGGTACTCATTTAGATGGACCGCTACATTTTGATACAGCTGGAAGGGACATTGCGTCATTACCACTTGAAAAATTAGTAGGACCTGGAGTTGTAGTTGACCTATCAGATATTTCTGAAGACTTTAGCATTTATACTCCACAAGACATTATGGATAGAGTAGAAGTTAAAAAAGGTGATATTCTAATCATTAATACTGGATATCACAAATATGGTTGGGATCAACCAGAAGCAGATGAAAGAAGATATATGTTAAGACATCCTGGTCCATCAATGGATTTTGTTGATTGGGTTAAAGAAATGGAAATTAAGTGGATTGGTGTTGACTGCGGATCTGCTGACCATCCAATGAACACTAAAATTAGAGATTGGGAACCAGGAGAAGCTAAGCGTTGTGATGAATATATGAAAGAAAAATATGGTAAAGGCTTAAATGAAATTTATCCGTGGCCAGAAGTATACCAAGCAATGCATATTAAGGTATTTCCAAAACCACACGAAATTATCCATGCGGAAAATGTAGGTGGACAAATTGATGAAATACTAAATAAAAGAGTAATAGTTGGATGCTTCCCATGGAAATTTGAA